The following proteins are co-located in the Haloarcula marismortui ATCC 43049 genome:
- the ppsA gene encoding phosphoenolpyruvate synthase, translating to MPTLWLDEIGADDLARVGGKAASLGELTGAGLPVPSAFVVTADTYRSFIEATGIDEPLFEAVDVDSDDSQALAEAAERAQELILETDTPPSVREDLLAAYDEMGDEDVAVRSSATAEDLPDASFAGQQDTYLNVSRTDLLQRVKECWASLFTQRAIYYRNENDFAHDAVDIAVVVQQMVDAEKSGVMFTSHPSTGGPTAIIEAAWGLGEAVVSGAVSPDNYIIDRETETIDEVTVADKKVMCVRGEDGETIERSVPEEKRNERVLSDEEIHRLLEVGERVEEHYDTPQDVEWAVYEDEVYLLQSRPITTIDDPEGSAGSANEAESQPPGAKSGVADGGAMESQSEAVRLSGIGSAPGRVTGVVRIVDKLDNLDKVEDGDIIVAEMTTPDMVPAMKRANGIITDEGGMTSHAAIVSRELGVPAVVGAEDATQKLRDGETITLDGDKGTVEKGANVPETTEEDKDAGPVETHSAVKPMTGTEVKVNVSIPEAAERAAATGADGVGLLRIEHMILSTDKTPSRYVEDHGERAYVDEIVEGVRSVAEAFYPRPVRVRTLDAPSDEFRQLQGGEDEPSEHNPMLGYRGIRRSLDRPGEFKLELRAFERLYDLGYDNVELMLPLVTDAEDILRAKALMQEVGIDPEKRDWGVMVETPASALSIEGICEAGIDFVSFGTNDLTQYTLAVDRNNGNVADRFDELHPAVLELMRQVIGTCREHDVATSICGQAASKPQMVDFLVDEGVTSISPNIDAVRDVQHEVKRVEQRLLLESVR from the coding sequence ATGCCAACACTGTGGCTCGACGAAATCGGTGCCGACGACCTGGCGCGGGTCGGCGGCAAGGCGGCGTCTCTCGGAGAACTGACCGGAGCGGGCCTGCCCGTTCCGTCGGCGTTCGTCGTTACCGCCGACACGTATCGGTCGTTCATCGAAGCAACTGGAATCGACGAGCCGCTGTTCGAGGCCGTCGATGTCGACAGCGATGACTCGCAGGCGCTGGCCGAGGCGGCCGAACGCGCCCAGGAGTTGATCCTGGAAACGGACACCCCGCCGTCAGTCCGCGAGGACCTGCTGGCCGCCTACGACGAGATGGGCGACGAGGACGTTGCGGTGCGGTCCTCAGCGACCGCCGAGGACCTCCCGGACGCCTCCTTCGCCGGCCAACAGGACACGTACCTGAACGTCTCGCGTACGGACCTCCTGCAGCGGGTCAAGGAGTGCTGGGCGTCACTGTTCACCCAGCGGGCTATCTACTACCGCAACGAGAACGACTTCGCGCATGACGCCGTGGATATCGCTGTCGTCGTCCAGCAGATGGTCGACGCGGAGAAATCCGGCGTCATGTTCACCAGCCATCCCTCGACCGGTGGCCCGACAGCCATCATCGAGGCCGCGTGGGGGCTGGGTGAAGCGGTCGTCTCCGGCGCAGTCTCGCCCGATAACTACATTATCGACCGCGAGACGGAGACCATCGACGAGGTGACCGTCGCCGACAAGAAGGTGATGTGCGTTCGGGGTGAAGACGGAGAGACCATCGAACGCTCCGTCCCCGAGGAGAAGCGCAACGAGCGTGTCCTCTCCGACGAGGAGATTCACCGACTTCTGGAGGTCGGCGAACGCGTCGAGGAGCACTACGACACGCCACAGGACGTGGAGTGGGCGGTCTACGAGGACGAGGTGTATCTGCTCCAGTCCCGCCCGATTACGACTATCGACGACCCCGAAGGAAGCGCCGGCTCGGCCAACGAAGCCGAGAGTCAGCCGCCGGGAGCCAAATCGGGTGTCGCCGACGGCGGGGCGATGGAGAGCCAGTCCGAGGCGGTTCGGCTCTCCGGAATCGGCTCCGCACCGGGCCGGGTCACCGGCGTCGTCCGCATCGTCGACAAACTCGACAATCTCGATAAGGTCGAGGACGGCGACATCATCGTCGCCGAAATGACCACCCCGGATATGGTACCAGCGATGAAACGCGCAAACGGCATCATCACCGACGAGGGTGGGATGACCAGTCACGCCGCCATCGTCTCCCGGGAACTCGGCGTCCCGGCTGTTGTCGGAGCCGAGGACGCGACACAGAAGCTCCGGGACGGTGAGACGATAACGTTGGACGGCGACAAGGGCACAGTCGAGAAAGGGGCCAATGTCCCCGAGACGACTGAGGAAGACAAGGACGCCGGGCCAGTCGAGACACACTCGGCGGTGAAGCCGATGACCGGAACGGAGGTCAAGGTCAACGTCTCCATCCCGGAAGCCGCCGAGCGGGCCGCCGCAACGGGGGCCGACGGCGTCGGCCTGCTGCGCATCGAGCACATGATTCTCTCGACGGACAAGACGCCCTCGCGCTATGTCGAAGACCACGGCGAGCGCGCGTACGTCGACGAAATTGTCGAGGGCGTCCGCTCGGTGGCCGAGGCGTTCTACCCGCGCCCGGTCCGCGTCCGCACACTCGATGCTCCCTCCGACGAGTTCCGCCAGCTGCAGGGTGGCGAAGACGAGCCCAGCGAGCACAACCCGATGCTGGGCTACCGTGGCATCCGGCGGTCGCTCGACCGCCCCGGCGAGTTCAAGCTCGAACTCCGCGCGTTCGAGCGCCTGTACGACCTGGGCTATGACAACGTCGAGCTGATGCTCCCGCTTGTCACCGACGCCGAGGACATCCTGCGGGCGAAGGCGCTGATGCAGGAGGTCGGCATCGACCCCGAGAAGCGCGACTGGGGTGTCATGGTCGAGACGCCGGCGAGCGCGCTGTCCATCGAGGGCATCTGCGAAGCCGGCATCGACTTCGTCTCCTTCGGGACGAACGACCTCACCCAGTACACGCTGGCCGTCGACCGCAACAACGGGAACGTCGCCGACCGCTTCGACGAACTCCACCCGGCCGTTCTCGAACTCATGCGCCAGGTCATCGGGACCTGCCGCGAGCACGACGTCGCCACGAGTATCTGCGGGCAGGCCGCCTCGAAGCCACAGATGGTGGACTTCCTCGTCGACGAAGGAGTCACCTCCATCTCGCCGAACATCGACGCCGTGCGTGACGTGCAACACGAGGTCAAGCGCGTCGAACAGCGGCTGCTGCTGGAATCGGTCCGCTGA